ACGGCAAGAAGCCGATCTCCCGCATCTTCAAGACCAGCGACTTCGGCTATCGCACCATCACGGTCGAGCGCCCGCAGCGCGACGAGAGTGGCAAGATCGTCCTCGGCGAGAAGGGCAAACAGAAGGGCAAGCCGCAGCCGGATAGCAGCCTGCGCGATACCGAGAATGTGTCCCTGTCAGAAGGCGTGGAGACCTACTTCCAGCGCGAAGTGCTGCCCCATGCGCCCGATGCCTGGATCGATCACGACAAAACCAAGGTCGGCTACGAAATTCCCTTCAACCGGCACTTCTACGTGTTCGAGCCGCCGCGCTCCCTGGCCGACATCGACGCCGATCTTAAGCACTGCACCGATCGGATTTTGACGATGATCGCGGGGTTGTCGGGATGAAAGTGATGTCGTGCAGCCCAGACTTGGTCATCAAAAATACCAAGATTTTCCTTGCCAATGGCAATCGTCCGCCTATAATTCCTGGCAACAAAACCCGCCAAGGCTATGTGCGCAAGCATATCCTCAAACTGGCGGGTTACTTTTTTCCAAGGGGGCGGTGATGAAACGCTCCTTCGGGAAACCTGCCACGACTTACGATCAACAGATCGACTTGCTCAAACAACGCGGCATGGTCATCGATGATGATGACACTGCCCGTTTCTACCTTCAGCATCTTAACTACTATCGCCTCGGTGCCTATTGGCTGCCGTTCGAGACAGATCACGCAACCCATCAATTCAAACCCGGTACTCGCTTCAGCGATGTGCTTGACCTCTACATTTTTGATCGGGAATTGCGGCTTCTGGTGCTAGATGCCATTGAACGCATCGAGGTTTCGGTGCGGAGCCAATGGGCCTATCAGTTGGCGCACCGGCATAGGCCTCACGCGCATTTGGACGCCGGGCTGTTCGACGGAAAGTTCTGGCAAAGCAATCTCAACAAACTGGCCGATGAAGTCAGGCGTTCGGATGAAACCTTCATCCGCCATCACCTGGCGACCTATGCCGAACCGCTTCCCCCGGCTTGGGCTGTGTGCGAAGTGATGTCGCTGGGACTACTCTCGCGCTGGTACAACAGCTTAAAGCCCATCGCTACCCGCCGCGCCATAGCCAATACCTACGGCGTCGATGAAAAAGTGCTGCAATCTTGGCTGCATCATCTCTCTCTCGTGCGCAATATCTGTGCCCATCATTCCCGCCTATGGAACCGGGAATTCACCATCACGCCGAACGCGCCTCGATCCAAACCGGAACACCTATCTGTCGAATTTGTAGTGGCGTCACGCAAAATCTACAACACGTTGCTCATCCTCTTGCACAGCATGGATACTATCGCCGGGCATCATCATTGGCGGACACGTCTCAAGGTGCTTATCGACAAGCACAGCATCCCCGTGGCGGAGATGGATTTTCCAAAAGACTGGACACAGCGAGCCATCTGGCAGGAGGCCGCATGAGCTTCCCTCGATACGACAGCTACAGGGACAGCGGTGTGGAGTGGTTGGGGGAGGTGCCGGAGCATTGGGGAATCTCACGTCTTGGCTTTGAATCTTGGGTCCGCGCTAGATTGGGTTGGAAAGGATTGAAAGCGGAAGAATATGTAGAGGATGGATTTGTTTTTCTTGCGACGCCCAATATCAAAGGAGTTAATATTGATTTCGAAAACGTCAATTTCATAAATCAATATCGCTACGATGAATCACCTGAGATTAAGCTTCGAGTAGGCGACGTTCTGTTGGCCAAAGATGGTTCAACGCTAGGCACAGTTAACGTAGTTCGCTATCTGCCGAGGCCGGCAACCGTAAATAGTTCAATTGCTGTCATCACGCCTCATAAAGCCTTAAACGGCTTTTTTCTTTATTACCTGTTTCAAAGCTCCTACATGGATAGCACTATCCAGAGGATCAAAGGGGGCATGGGTGTTCCGCATCTTTTCCAAGAAGATTTGAATAAGTTCTACACTCCATTGCCTTCTCTCCTAGAACAACAATCCATCACCGCCTTCCTCGACCGCGAAACGGCCAAAATCGACGCGCTGATTGCCGAGCAGCAGCGGCTTATCGAACTGCTCAAGGAAAAGCGCCAGGCGGTCATTTCCCATGCCGTCACCAAAGGTCTCAACCCCGATGCGCCGTTGAAGGATTCCGGCATCGAGTGGCTGGGCGAGGTGCTGGCGCATTGGGAGGTTAAGCGGATTAAAAATCTATCTTCCGTAATTTCAAAAGGAACAACTCCGACAAGCATTGGCGCTGATTTTACTTCTGATGGAATTAGATTCCTTAAAGCCGAAAATATCACTGAAATAGAAGTATCAGATCAACCTGAGTTTTATATTTCAGAAGAAGCACACGCAACCTTATCAAGGAGCGCTTTGCAAGAAGGTGATGTCTTAGTCGTTATTGCTGGAGCAACAACTGGGAAAGCAGCTGTATTGGACGCTAGGTTATTGCCTGCAAATACCAACCAAGCTGTTTCCTTTATTCGGCCCAAAGACAAACGGTTATCGAATTACATTAACTGTTGGTTGAATACTAACATGGTAAGACGCACTGTTTTGTTGAACTCTGTTCAATCGGCACAGCCAAATCTTTCTATGGAGGATTTGGGAAATATACCTTTACCTCTTCCGCCGTTTGCAGAATTGATTGGCATAGCCACGTTCCTCGACCGCGAAACCGACAAACTCGACACCCTAACCGCCGAAGCCCAAACCGCCATCACCCTCCTCCAAGAACGCCGCACCGCCCTGATATCCGCCGCCGTCACCGGCAAGATCGACGTGCGCGGCCTTGTCGAAAACCATCCGGACGTGGAAGCCGCCGCATGAGCAACCTGCACAAGGAAGTGAATTTAGAGACTGAAATCTGCGATCACCTGGCCGCCCACGGCTGGCTCTATACGCAAGGCGACGCTGCGCACTACGACCGGGTTAGGGCGCTTTTTCCGGCGGATGTGCTGGCCTGGGTCCAGGAAACCCAGCCCAAGGCCTGGGAGGCCCTGGAAAAGTCTCATGGCGCAAGCGCCGAGACCGTGTTGCTCGACCGGTTGCGCAAGTCCCTGGATGACCGGGGCACACTAGATGTGCTGCGGCATGGCATCGACCTACTGGGCCTGCATCAAACCCTCAAGCTGGCCCAGTTCAAACCGGCCCTGGCCATGAACGAGGAACTGCTGGCCCGCTACCAAGCCAACCGGCTGCGCGTGGTCCGGCAACTGCGCTATTCGCTGCACAACGAGAATGCGCTTGACCTTGGCTTGTTCCTCAACGGCATTCCGGTGGCTACGGCCGAGCTGAAATCCGACTTCACCCAGTCGGTCGAGGATGCGGTGGACCAATACCGCTTCGACCGCGAACCACGCCCGAAAGGTCAGGGCACCCCGGAACCGCTGCTGTCTTTCCCCAGGGGAGCCTTGGTCCACTTCGCCGTCAGCAACAGCGAGGTGCACATGACCACCCGGCTGACGGGGCCTGGAACGACATTTCTGCCTTTCAACCGGGGTCATCAGGGCGGGGCCGGCAATCCACCCAACGAGCACGGACACCGCACCGCTTATTTGTGGGAAGACATCTGGGCGCGGGATGCCTGGCTGGAAATTCTCGGCCGCTATCTGGTAGCGCAGAAGGACGAGAAGAAGCAGATCAAGCGGATCATCTTCCCG
This region of Methyloterricola oryzae genomic DNA includes:
- a CDS encoding Abi family protein yields the protein MQPRLGHQKYQDFPCQWQSSAYNSWQQNPPRLCAQAYPQTGGLLFSKGAVMKRSFGKPATTYDQQIDLLKQRGMVIDDDDTARFYLQHLNYYRLGAYWLPFETDHATHQFKPGTRFSDVLDLYIFDRELRLLVLDAIERIEVSVRSQWAYQLAHRHRPHAHLDAGLFDGKFWQSNLNKLADEVRRSDETFIRHHLATYAEPLPPAWAVCEVMSLGLLSRWYNSLKPIATRRAIANTYGVDEKVLQSWLHHLSLVRNICAHHSRLWNREFTITPNAPRSKPEHLSVEFVVASRKIYNTLLILLHSMDTIAGHHHWRTRLKVLIDKHSIPVAEMDFPKDWTQRAIWQEAA
- a CDS encoding restriction endonuclease subunit S, whose amino-acid sequence is MSFPRYDSYRDSGVEWLGEVPEHWGISRLGFESWVRARLGWKGLKAEEYVEDGFVFLATPNIKGVNIDFENVNFINQYRYDESPEIKLRVGDVLLAKDGSTLGTVNVVRYLPRPATVNSSIAVITPHKALNGFFLYYLFQSSYMDSTIQRIKGGMGVPHLFQEDLNKFYTPLPSLLEQQSITAFLDRETAKIDALIAEQQRLIELLKEKRQAVISHAVTKGLNPDAPLKDSGIEWLGEVLAHWEVKRIKNLSSVISKGTTPTSIGADFTSDGIRFLKAENITEIEVSDQPEFYISEEAHATLSRSALQEGDVLVVIAGATTGKAAVLDARLLPANTNQAVSFIRPKDKRLSNYINCWLNTNMVRRTVLLNSVQSAQPNLSMEDLGNIPLPLPPFAELIGIATFLDRETDKLDTLTAEAQTAITLLQERRTALISAAVTGKIDVRGLVENHPDVEAAA